The Theileria equi strain WA chromosome 2 map unlocalized gcontig_1105316255037, whole genome shotgun sequence genomic sequence TTCTTTAAAAGGGCAGAAATGCGCGAAAAACCTCATCGCAAAACTGGTCCGTTCGAGAATCCAGTTCGTAGATTCGTAAGACTGCGGGAAAAGGCGCGAATGTTCTCACAGCTCCCGGCTCCCAGGTATGTGTAGACAAATTCACCAATACGTCGCAGAAATGTGCCAATACCAAAGCCGATTGTTCCTACGCTTCTGCAGTCACTCGATTATGTCCCAAAAGTATCGCCAGAGGTGCTCACTAGACGTCTAGAGTTCCTTCTTGGACCAGAGGCAAAGGAACAGCAACTGCACGCAAAGATTAGAGAAGGACTAACGCCTTACCAAGCTGAATTATTCATGTGGGAGCGTCAAATGAGGGATTTGAGGAAGATTTACCGGGCCCAGTACTTCCAAAAATTGAGCCAAGTGACGGAAGAGGAGAGACTCAAGCAGTACAACATCCTCCTAAAGACCAGAACTGGTAGGCTCTTTGATCACTAATCGagatttccagaaaattACAACAAGAGACAAGAGATTAGAAGGTCAATTCACGAGGAAAAGAAGCGAAGAGCCATCATTAGGGATACAATGAGAATCGAAAAACGAGGTATTCATTTAACCgcttccatttttaaataaaacATTCCATAGTAACTCAATCCTTGGAACTCGGGAGACTCTCCAAGAGAAAGATTGCAAACATTTATTGGCTAAACAAGCTACAGACTGGAATGAACTATCAAGAGGATGGAACAGTACGCAGCGGAAAACTTACAGAGGATATCAGTGTTCCAAAACTTGCTAGTGAGTTGGGACACAAGGTTGAGGAATCCAAGAGTTTAAGGCATAAAATAATGGACGGGAACCTATTTTTCAGGTTTGTTGAACTAGTGGCAATATATGATAAACAGGGAGCTTCTAAAGGACTCATTTGAGTTACTTCCAGAAGACATGAACAGATTTGAAGACCCAGAAATCGAATTAGACACTCCATCAAAGAGAGCCGAAGTGGCTTACAGCCGACttacaggtttgtttattttataGAGACCCTAAATGTCCATTGCATAATGCAAATTGTAATCGAAATTTGCAGATGCTGAAAAGTTGGAGcttttggagaagaaaatCGCAATGCTCTCTGAGAAGATTGATGAGGATTCCAAGACTTTTGGAAAGTCCAAGAACGCCTTTTACATTCAACTCAGGGATCAACTAGAAGCTGCAAAACTTGCATATctggtttgttttcatGCATGGAATGTATTACTCGTACACGTCTGTGGAGCACTAACAGGGTTTTTTATATGAATTATATAAATGGGTGAATCGGAGTATTGTGGCTAgtgtgttgatagttgttcatcttgttctgtggatagtctctctgacagtgagctagttgtgagggaggatgaatgtatggatgaggagtaaCTAAGGTACcggtctgctccctttggtcgcattgagactactcatggatctcagagttttaAAAGAGGTATAAGATAACGTCAATAATGAATGTCTGCTACTATAGACATAAAGAAAAATGGCCACGAATGTGCATGTAGTGATACGAAGATTACTGTTACCACAAATGGAATTGGAGGTGTTGAAGGGTATGCCAAATATAAGTACACACATACAGACGGTGCGGATGAAAAGTTGGTTAAGTATGGAAACACTAGTCTTACATGGAGACtgaatgaagatgaacGTGACTATAATGACACATTTTCACTCGACAAAGATACTCATATTCTTTCtgtatattact encodes the following:
- a CDS encoding conserved hypothetical protein (encoded by transcript BEWA_040400A), with product MFISVPLLANKRLIYASRFLKPPGFFKRAEMREKPHRKTGPFENPVRRFVRLREKARMFSQLPAPRNVPIPKPIVPTLLQSLDYVPKVSPEVLTRRLEFLLGPEAKEQQLHAKIREGLTPYQAELFMWERQMRDLRKIYRAQYFQKLSQVTEEERLKQYNILLKTRTENYNKRQEIRRSIHEEKKRRAIIRDTMRIEKRVTQSLELGRLSKRKIANIYWLNKLQTGMNYQEDGTVRSGKLTEDISVPKLASELGHKVEESKSLRHKIMDGNLFFRELLKDSFELLPEDMNRFEDPEIELDTPSKRAEVAYSRLTDAEKLELLEKKIAMLSEKIDEDSKTFGKSKNAFYIQLRDQLEAAKLAYLVCFHAWNVLLVHVCGALTGFFI